A region of Beijerinckia sp. 28-YEA-48 DNA encodes the following proteins:
- a CDS encoding tripartite tricarboxylate transporter substrate binding protein codes for MRRIPLAGACAGLLTLMAATAAAPAWAQDYPTQDMKVVVGFPAGSGADVYARYFANKLSQQAKRTVVVENRPGAAASIATEYVARSKPDGYTLFIGGSDSFASPLYLFKKPTTDPRKDFIYISPLVSQGFILLVDEQKPFKTVAELTAYLKEKKDQASYATANNPATILAELYKNYAGLETLQVQYRTSVDFINDMLGGRIDFVMGDPVFALARIREGKMRPLGVSTGKRIKSLPDIPTLQEAGIPKVDMNLWWVTAAPAGTPAPVIAKLSGWFTEIGKQDETRDFLGKFGAEPFVATPAETKAHIDKEIADWAEYVRLAKLEPQ; via the coding sequence ATGAGGAGGATACCGCTTGCCGGCGCCTGCGCTGGATTGCTGACACTCATGGCCGCCACGGCCGCAGCGCCCGCCTGGGCGCAGGATTATCCCACGCAAGACATGAAGGTTGTCGTCGGCTTCCCAGCCGGGAGTGGCGCCGACGTCTATGCGCGCTATTTCGCCAATAAACTGTCGCAGCAAGCCAAGCGTACCGTGGTTGTGGAAAACCGTCCGGGCGCCGCCGCCAGTATCGCGACCGAATATGTCGCGCGTTCCAAGCCAGATGGCTACACACTGTTCATCGGCGGCTCGGATTCCTTCGCCTCGCCACTCTATCTGTTCAAGAAACCGACCACCGATCCGCGCAAGGATTTCATCTATATCTCGCCGCTGGTGAGCCAAGGCTTCATCTTGCTGGTCGATGAGCAGAAACCCTTCAAGACGGTGGCTGAGCTCACCGCCTATCTCAAGGAGAAGAAGGACCAAGCGTCCTACGCCACGGCGAACAACCCAGCGACCATTCTTGCCGAACTCTACAAGAACTACGCCGGTCTCGAGACCTTGCAGGTGCAGTACCGCACCAGCGTCGATTTCATCAACGACATGCTCGGCGGGCGGATCGATTTCGTCATGGGCGACCCGGTATTCGCGCTCGCACGCATCCGCGAAGGCAAGATGCGGCCGCTCGGCGTCAGCACGGGCAAGCGGATCAAGTCCCTGCCGGATATCCCGACCTTGCAGGAAGCGGGCATTCCCAAGGTCGATATGAATCTGTGGTGGGTCACCGCCGCGCCCGCCGGAACGCCAGCGCCCGTCATCGCCAAACTCAGCGGCTGGTTTACCGAGATCGGCAAGCAAGACGAGACGCGCGACTTCCTCGGCAAGTTCGGCGCCGAACCGTTCGTCGCTACGCCAGCGGAGACGAAGGCTCATATCGATAAGGAGATCGCCGATTGGGCTGAGTATGTGAGGCTGGCCAAGTTGGAGCCGCAATAG
- a CDS encoding acyl-CoA synthetase — MVGHVYSKGLDRNPANYVPLSPLSFLERAALVHPHLPSVVHETRAFTWGDTYARCRRLASALAARGIGAGDTVAAMLPNVPAMYEAHFGVPMIGAVLNTLITRLDPEAIAFMLDHGEAKAVFVDPELATVIEQALALSKVKPFVIDVADPAFSGGKTIGEMDYEDFIATGDPAFGWHLPDDEWNALALNYTSGTTGNPKGVVYHHRGAYLNAVSNVLAWDLGAHPVYLWTLPMFHCNGWCYPWTIAAVAGVNVCLRKVEAAKIFELMARHGVTHMCGAPIVYNTLVNASDARKGEARAVKGSVAGASPPMAVIAGAENIGIKLTHVYGLTEVYGPAGVCSPQPDWAAQPLEERAKLARRQGVPYHLQQAMTVLDPQTMEEVPHDGETMGEIMFRGNIVMRGYLKNEKATQEAFAGGWFHTGDLAVIDPDGYVLIRDRSKDIIISGGENISSVEVEDVLYKHPAVLVAAVVAKPDPKWGETPCAFIEVKEGATVTEAEIIAFCKTQLASFKVPKAVVFGIIPKTSTGKIQKFQLRSQVGSVKAFAS, encoded by the coding sequence ATGGTTGGTCATGTCTATTCCAAGGGGTTGGATCGTAACCCGGCCAATTATGTGCCCCTATCGCCCTTGAGCTTTCTCGAACGCGCCGCGTTGGTGCATCCGCATTTACCAAGCGTCGTCCACGAGACGCGCGCCTTCACCTGGGGTGACACCTATGCCCGCTGTCGCCGTCTCGCTTCGGCGCTGGCGGCGCGCGGCATTGGTGCTGGCGATACGGTGGCGGCCATGCTGCCCAATGTGCCGGCCATGTATGAAGCGCATTTCGGCGTGCCCATGATTGGCGCGGTACTCAATACGCTCATCACCCGTCTTGATCCCGAGGCCATCGCCTTCATGCTCGATCACGGCGAGGCCAAAGCGGTGTTCGTCGATCCGGAACTGGCAACCGTGATCGAACAGGCGCTGGCGCTGAGCAAGGTGAAGCCGTTCGTCATCGATGTCGCCGACCCGGCTTTCTCCGGTGGCAAGACCATTGGCGAAATGGACTATGAGGATTTCATCGCCACAGGCGATCCCGCTTTCGGTTGGCATCTGCCAGATGACGAATGGAACGCGCTGGCGCTGAACTATACGTCAGGCACGACGGGCAATCCGAAAGGCGTCGTCTATCACCATCGCGGCGCTTATCTGAACGCGGTGTCCAATGTGCTCGCTTGGGATCTCGGTGCGCATCCGGTCTATCTGTGGACCTTGCCGATGTTTCACTGCAACGGCTGGTGCTATCCCTGGACCATCGCGGCGGTGGCTGGCGTCAATGTCTGCCTGCGCAAGGTTGAAGCGGCGAAAATCTTCGAACTGATGGCCCGCCATGGCGTCACCCACATGTGCGGCGCGCCGATCGTCTACAACACGCTGGTCAACGCCAGCGATGCGCGCAAGGGCGAGGCACGTGCGGTGAAGGGCAGCGTTGCTGGCGCGTCGCCGCCGATGGCGGTGATCGCTGGCGCCGAGAACATCGGCATCAAGCTCACCCATGTCTATGGTCTCACCGAAGTCTATGGTCCGGCCGGCGTCTGCTCGCCGCAGCCAGACTGGGCGGCGCAGCCGCTGGAAGAACGCGCCAAGCTCGCCCGGCGCCAGGGCGTGCCCTATCATTTGCAACAAGCGATGACCGTGCTCGATCCGCAGACCATGGAAGAAGTTCCGCACGATGGCGAGACCATGGGCGAGATCATGTTTCGCGGCAATATCGTCATGCGCGGTTATCTGAAGAACGAGAAGGCCACGCAGGAGGCTTTCGCCGGCGGCTGGTTCCACACCGGCGATCTCGCGGTGATCGACCCCGACGGCTATGTGCTGATCCGCGACCGTTCCAAGGACATCATCATTTCCGGTGGCGAGAACATCTCTTCGGTCGAAGTGGAAGATGTGCTCTATAAACATCCCGCCGTTTTGGTCGCCGCCGTCGTGGCGAAGCCTGATCCGAAATGGGGCGAGACGCCCTGCGCCTTTATCGAGGTGAAGGAGGGCGCTACAGTCACTGAGGCGGAGATCATCGCCTTCTGCAAGACGCAGCTCGCCAGCTTCAAAGTGCCCAAGGCGGTTGTCTTCGGCATCATCCCGAAGACATCGACCGGCAAGATCCAGAAGTTTCAACTGCGCAGCCAGGTCGGCAGCGTCAAGGCTTTCGCCAGCTAA
- a CDS encoding DUF1127 domain-containing protein: MTIKSIVAWVDSWRRYRVAVAELSQLSDRELHDLGITRSEIHAVARQSSGI, encoded by the coding sequence ATGACTATCAAGAGCATTGTAGCCTGGGTTGACTCCTGGCGTCGGTATCGGGTCGCGGTGGCCGAGCTTTCGCAGCTCTCGGACCGTGAATTGCATGATCTGGGCATTACCCGCTCCGAAATCCACGCCGTTGCGCGTCAAAGCTCGGGCATCTGA
- the trmFO gene encoding methylenetetrahydrofolate--tRNA-(uracil(54)-C(5))-methyltransferase (FADH(2)-oxidizing) TrmFO produces the protein MQAPRHPIHIIGGGLAGSEAAWQVARLGVPVVLHEMRPVRPTDAHATDALAELVCSNSFRSDDAEMNAVGQLHWEMRQMDSLVMRAADAHQVPAGGALAVDRDGFAQAVTQAIAAQPLIQLVREEVQDIAAQDWPSILICTGPLTSQALARSIGKLTGETELAFFDAIAPIVHRDSIDMGKAWFQSRYDKVGPGGTGADYINCPLSRDEYEAFLDAVIAGDKTSFKEWEGTPYFDGCLPIEVMAERGRETLRHGPLKPVGLTNPHNPTVKAYAIVQLRQDNALGTLYNMVGFQTKLKHGEQTRIFRMIPGLEQAEFARLGGLHRNTFLNSPKVLDPLLRLQADPRIRFAGQITGCEGYVESAAIGLIAGRMAAAEALGQMAKLPPPTTAIGALINHITGGHIETIDAGPPSFQPMNVNFGLFPPIEAAVKSADGKRLRGPEKSQARKRLLTERAKRDLGAWLAEPATV, from the coding sequence ATGCAAGCACCCCGGCACCCCATTCACATTATCGGCGGCGGTCTCGCCGGATCTGAAGCTGCCTGGCAGGTCGCCCGCCTGGGCGTACCGGTCGTCCTGCACGAAATGCGGCCCGTCCGCCCGACGGATGCCCATGCGACGGACGCTTTGGCGGAACTCGTCTGCTCCAATTCCTTTCGCTCGGACGATGCGGAAATGAACGCCGTCGGCCAGCTGCATTGGGAAATGCGCCAGATGGACTCGCTCGTCATGCGCGCCGCCGACGCCCATCAGGTGCCGGCAGGTGGCGCGCTTGCTGTCGACCGCGATGGCTTCGCCCAAGCGGTGACGCAAGCGATCGCCGCGCAGCCGTTGATTCAGCTGGTGCGCGAGGAAGTGCAGGACATTGCGGCCCAGGACTGGCCTTCGATCCTCATCTGCACCGGCCCGCTCACCTCCCAGGCGTTGGCGCGCAGCATCGGCAAATTGACTGGCGAAACCGAACTCGCCTTTTTCGATGCCATCGCGCCGATCGTGCACCGCGATTCGATCGACATGGGTAAAGCCTGGTTCCAGTCCCGCTACGACAAGGTCGGCCCGGGCGGCACGGGCGCCGACTACATCAACTGCCCGTTGTCGCGCGACGAATACGAAGCCTTCCTTGATGCGGTGATCGCCGGCGACAAAACCAGCTTCAAGGAATGGGAAGGCACGCCCTATTTCGACGGCTGCCTGCCGATCGAAGTGATGGCGGAGCGCGGCCGCGAGACCTTGCGCCATGGCCCGCTCAAGCCCGTCGGCCTGACCAATCCGCACAACCCGACCGTCAAAGCCTATGCCATCGTGCAGCTGCGCCAGGACAATGCGCTGGGTACGCTCTACAACATGGTCGGCTTCCAGACGAAGCTGAAGCATGGCGAGCAGACGCGCATCTTCCGCATGATTCCCGGCCTCGAACAGGCGGAGTTCGCCCGCCTCGGCGGCCTGCACCGCAATACTTTCCTCAATTCACCGAAAGTGCTCGACCCTCTGCTGCGGCTGCAAGCTGATCCCCGCATCCGTTTCGCCGGCCAGATCACCGGCTGCGAAGGTTATGTGGAAAGCGCGGCCATCGGCTTGATCGCTGGTCGCATGGCAGCCGCCGAAGCCCTTGGCCAGATGGCCAAGCTGCCGCCCCCCACCACAGCTATCGGCGCCCTGATCAACCACATCACTGGCGGCCATATCGAGACCATCGACGCGGGCCCGCCCTCCTTCCAGCCGATGAACGTTAATTTCGGACTGTTTCCGCCGATCGAAGCGGCGGTCAAAAGCGCTGATGGCAAGCGATTGCGGGGACCGGAGAAGTCACAGGCGCGCAAGCGCCTGTTGACCGAACGGGCCAAGCGCGATTTGGGAGCTTGGCTGGCGGAACCCGCCACCGTCTGA
- a CDS encoding class I SAM-dependent methyltransferase, whose protein sequence is MPVAQAKDIYALLRCPGCHGALITTGSKLRCADTRCRAGGAGFVNAARQPVLVDFSRSLFDEPEFTDGHIPDIGSHTTSTFGMLRMKLREGLFGTNEAAKAKCNDLVARLRGRKDPVVLVVGGGTVGSGIQALYEQTDVRIVSTDVFPSAVTTLIADAHHLPFKDGSFDAIWIQAVLEHVLEPELVVDELHRVLKADGLVYADTPFMQQVHAGAYDFQRFSPSAHRWLFRRFSEIDAGAVGGAGVSLLWSYRYFLRALGLGNKFATALSLPFFWLRFLDRFTRRRENLDAANGVYFFGMKSQVTLHPKDIIAYYRTSGEAPRARAVNAAAGPATVPAPIATAIAADQ, encoded by the coding sequence ATGCCCGTTGCCCAGGCCAAAGACATTTATGCGCTTTTGCGCTGCCCAGGCTGCCATGGTGCCCTGATCACCACTGGCTCCAAATTGCGTTGCGCCGACACCCGTTGCCGGGCCGGCGGTGCCGGCTTCGTCAATGCTGCCCGCCAGCCAGTTCTGGTCGACTTCTCGCGCAGCCTATTCGACGAGCCCGAATTCACTGACGGCCACATACCCGACATCGGCAGCCACACCACGTCGACCTTCGGCATGCTGCGGATGAAACTGCGCGAAGGTCTGTTCGGCACCAATGAGGCCGCGAAGGCCAAGTGCAACGACCTGGTGGCGCGCCTGCGCGGCCGCAAGGATCCGGTGGTGCTCGTGGTTGGTGGCGGCACGGTCGGTTCGGGCATCCAAGCGCTTTATGAGCAGACCGATGTGCGCATCGTTTCAACCGACGTGTTTCCCTCGGCGGTGACGACTTTGATCGCCGATGCTCACCACCTGCCCTTCAAAGATGGCAGTTTCGACGCCATCTGGATTCAGGCCGTGCTCGAACACGTGCTTGAGCCGGAACTCGTCGTCGATGAACTGCATCGCGTGCTCAAGGCCGACGGCTTGGTTTACGCCGACACGCCGTTCATGCAGCAGGTGCATGCTGGCGCCTATGACTTCCAACGCTTCAGCCCGAGCGCGCATCGCTGGCTGTTTCGCCGCTTCAGCGAGATCGATGCCGGCGCTGTCGGCGGTGCTGGTGTATCGCTGCTGTGGTCCTATCGCTATTTCCTGCGCGCTCTCGGGCTCGGCAATAAGTTCGCGACGGCGCTGTCGCTGCCATTCTTCTGGCTGCGCTTCCTCGATCGCTTCACCCGGCGCCGGGAAAATCTCGATGCGGCGAACGGCGTTTATTTCTTCGGCATGAAATCGCAGGTGACCCTGCACCCGAAGGATATCATCGCCTATTATCGGACATCCGGAGAAGCGCCCCGCGCCCGCGCCGTCAACGCGGCAGCCGGCCCGGCCACCGTGCCAGCGCCCATTGCAACCGCCATTGCGGCGGATCAATAA
- a CDS encoding phytoene/squalene synthase family protein produces MSELSESGLAEAYTTCEQALRAGDRDRWLASLFVTAQHRPHIHALYAFSHEVARAREAVSDPRLGEIRLQWWREVIEGVRDGEAQANPLSRALLDTITKFNLPRAALLNLIEARRFDLYDDPMPSLNDLEGYCGETCSALFRLNMIICAGGHDPGGGEVAGHAGCAYAMAGLLRALPWHVSRGQCYLPGDVLSRHGALVEAATAGLDSPALRLALADLRDRIRVHLAAARAGLVQVPDEVRPVFAPLAFVSPWLKAMEKRGYEPFRTLIDPPQWRLQWALARWPGRLPR; encoded by the coding sequence ATGAGCGAACTATCGGAGAGCGGGCTAGCGGAAGCCTATACGACCTGCGAACAGGCTCTGCGCGCAGGCGATCGCGACCGCTGGCTGGCGTCGCTCTTCGTGACAGCGCAGCATCGGCCGCATATCCACGCGCTTTATGCCTTCTCCCATGAAGTGGCGCGGGCGCGCGAAGCGGTCTCCGATCCGCGTCTCGGTGAAATCCGCCTGCAATGGTGGCGCGAGGTGATCGAAGGTGTGCGTGACGGGGAAGCGCAAGCCAATCCGCTGTCGCGGGCGCTGCTCGATACGATCACGAAGTTCAATTTGCCGAGAGCTGCGCTGCTCAATCTGATCGAGGCGCGGCGTTTCGATCTCTATGACGACCCGATGCCGAGCCTGAACGATCTGGAAGGCTATTGCGGCGAAACCTGTTCGGCGCTGTTTCGCTTGAACATGATCATCTGTGCCGGGGGCCATGACCCCGGTGGCGGCGAAGTCGCCGGCCATGCCGGTTGCGCCTATGCGATGGCTGGTTTGTTGCGGGCGCTGCCGTGGCACGTTTCTCGTGGCCAGTGCTATCTGCCAGGCGACGTGTTGAGCCGCCATGGCGCGCTGGTTGAAGCGGCGACGGCGGGGCTCGATTCGCCGGCGCTACGGCTGGCGCTGGCGGATTTGCGCGATCGTATTCGCGTTCATCTCGCCGCCGCGCGGGCCGGTTTGGTGCAGGTGCCGGATGAAGTTCGGCCGGTGTTCGCGCCGCTTGCTTTCGTCTCGCCTTGGCTGAAGGCGATGGAGAAGCGCGGCTACGAACCCTTCCGCACGCTTATTGATCCGCCGCAATGGCGGTTGCAATGGGCGCTGGCACGGTGGCCGGGCCGGCTGCCGCGTTGA
- a CDS encoding Mth938-like domain-containing protein — MNTQRYEGFFPGEAIIDGYGAGGFQFAGMSHRGSIIATPVGIHAWTVNDISELDIASLRPVFDAPKETVELLLIGTGRSLVPLPPAIRQALRARGLRFDPMATGHAVSTYNILLGERRKVAAALIAAP, encoded by the coding sequence ATGAATACGCAGCGATACGAAGGATTCTTCCCGGGTGAGGCCATCATAGATGGCTATGGCGCCGGCGGCTTTCAGTTCGCCGGCATGTCGCATCGCGGCTCCATCATCGCGACGCCTGTAGGCATTCACGCCTGGACGGTGAATGACATCTCAGAGCTTGATATCGCCAGTTTACGGCCTGTGTTTGACGCGCCGAAGGAGACAGTCGAACTGCTGCTGATCGGCACCGGCCGTTCGCTGGTGCCGCTGCCGCCGGCGATCCGCCAAGCGCTGCGCGCTCGCGGCCTGCGCTTCGATCCGATGGCGACGGGCCATGCGGTTTCGACCTACAACATCTTGCTCGGCGAGCGCCGCAAAGTGGCAGCCGCCCTTATCGCTGCGCCATGA
- the secF gene encoding protein translocase subunit SecF codes for MFRFRLAPDNMHFGFMRLRRLSYPFSALMSILSVVAFLTVGLNFGIDFSGGTMLELRAKSGQMDLSQLRQLGDKLNLGEVEVQAFGDGQDATLRLRLQPGGDQGQRDAVDKVRASLGDAYEFRRTEVVGPRVSGELVQSGTLGVVLSVVAVLIYLWFRYEWQLAVAAVIATMHDLLLTVGFFAVTRLEFNITSIAAILTVVGLSLNETVVVLDRIREIMKKYRRSTMAEIIDMSINAVLSRTIMTATTTLLALLALVFFGGHVIQSFSLAMMWGVLVATYSSIFICSPILIYLGAPGHAADIKQPATTP; via the coding sequence ATGTTCCGATTCCGTCTCGCCCCCGACAACATGCATTTTGGCTTCATGCGCCTGCGGCGCCTGAGCTATCCATTCTCCGCGCTGATGTCGATCCTGTCGGTCGTCGCCTTTCTCACGGTCGGCCTTAACTTCGGCATCGACTTCTCCGGTGGCACCATGCTGGAGCTGCGCGCCAAGTCGGGGCAGATGGACCTGTCGCAGTTGCGCCAGCTTGGCGACAAGCTGAACCTCGGCGAAGTCGAGGTTCAGGCCTTCGGTGATGGCCAGGATGCGACCTTGCGTCTGCGCCTGCAGCCCGGCGGCGATCAGGGCCAGCGCGACGCTGTCGACAAGGTCCGTGCCTCGCTTGGCGATGCTTATGAGTTCCGCCGCACGGAAGTGGTAGGCCCGCGCGTGTCCGGTGAACTCGTTCAGTCGGGAACGCTTGGCGTTGTGCTGTCCGTCGTTGCTGTTCTGATCTATCTCTGGTTCCGCTATGAATGGCAGCTCGCGGTCGCGGCCGTGATCGCGACCATGCACGATTTGTTGCTGACGGTCGGCTTCTTCGCCGTCACGCGGCTTGAATTCAACATCACTTCTATCGCCGCGATTCTGACGGTGGTCGGTCTATCTCTCAACGAAACCGTCGTCGTGCTCGACCGTATTCGTGAGATAATGAAGAAATATCGCCGCTCCACCATGGCCGAGATCATCGATATGTCGATCAACGCGGTTCTGTCGCGCACGATCATGACGGCGACGACCACTTTGCTGGCGCTGCTCGCCCTGGTGTTCTTCGGCGGTCACGTCATCCAGTCCTTCTCGCTCGCCATGATGTGGGGCGTGCTGGTGGCAACCTATTCGTCGATCTTCATCTGCTCGCCGATCCTGATCTATCTTGGCGCGCCGGGCCACGCGGCCGACATCAAGCAGCCGGCGACCACACCCTAG
- the secD gene encoding protein translocase subunit SecD, protein MLRFSRWKVASVILLTVLTFLIIAPSFLSKETRDEYAKHLPKWVPFQGIVLGLDLQGGAHVVFEVDSNDILKTQLENLRDDVRRILREERVRSLAGSVAVSGRTVQLRVNDPAERARVLTKLRQQAQPAGVNALGLATPPAFDVRDNSDGQIVLSMTEAGTQERIRRAVDQTIEVIRRRVDFGGTTEPNIQRQGADRVLVQVPGLQDTSRLIGLLGAQAKLEFRLVADPGYNPGDVDMLNEYERTPDGKSERVVATYPVEKRIMVQGEDLTDAQPGFDSRNGEPVVNFRFNIRGGQRFGEVTSQNVGKPFAIVLDNKVISAPRILTAITGGSGQISGRFTVQQANDLAILLRAGALPAKLTVVEERTVGPGLGQDSIDAGKRAAYVAAALVIVYMLMTYGLFGIFADLALTIHIGMIFAGLILLQATLTLPGIAGIVLTIGMAVDANVLIYERIREESRSGRSIISALDAGFNRAFATIIDSNSTMMVAAVILYFLGSGPVRGFAVSLGLGIITSVVTAVTMTRMMIALWYRWKRPTSIPI, encoded by the coding sequence ATGCTTCGCTTCTCCCGCTGGAAAGTTGCTTCGGTCATTCTGTTGACCGTGCTGACGTTCCTCATCATCGCGCCGAGCTTCCTCAGCAAGGAGACGCGTGACGAATACGCCAAGCACCTCCCCAAATGGGTGCCGTTCCAGGGCATCGTGCTCGGCCTCGATCTGCAGGGCGGGGCGCATGTCGTATTCGAGGTTGATTCGAACGACATCCTGAAGACGCAGCTTGAAAATCTGCGCGATGACGTGCGCCGCATCCTCCGCGAGGAGCGCGTGCGCAGCCTGGCCGGATCAGTCGCCGTTTCCGGTCGTACGGTTCAATTGCGCGTCAACGACCCGGCCGAACGCGCTCGCGTTCTGACGAAGCTGCGCCAGCAGGCGCAGCCGGCGGGTGTCAACGCGCTGGGCCTGGCTACGCCGCCGGCTTTCGACGTTCGCGATAATTCCGATGGCCAGATCGTTCTGTCGATGACGGAAGCGGGCACGCAGGAGCGCATTCGCCGCGCTGTCGACCAGACGATCGAAGTCATCCGTCGCCGCGTCGACTTCGGTGGCACCACCGAACCGAACATCCAGCGTCAAGGCGCTGACCGTGTGCTCGTGCAGGTGCCGGGCTTGCAGGATACGAGCCGACTGATCGGCTTGCTCGGGGCGCAGGCGAAGCTGGAATTCCGTCTCGTTGCCGACCCTGGCTACAATCCAGGCGACGTCGACATGCTCAATGAATATGAGCGCACGCCTGACGGTAAGAGCGAGCGGGTTGTCGCCACCTATCCGGTCGAAAAGCGCATCATGGTGCAGGGTGAAGACCTCACCGACGCGCAGCCTGGCTTCGACTCGCGCAATGGCGAGCCGGTGGTGAACTTCCGTTTCAACATTCGTGGCGGCCAGCGCTTCGGCGAGGTGACGAGCCAGAATGTCGGCAAGCCGTTCGCCATCGTCCTCGACAATAAGGTGATCTCGGCGCCGCGCATTCTTACCGCCATCACCGGTGGTTCCGGCCAGATCTCCGGCCGCTTCACCGTGCAGCAGGCCAACGACCTGGCGATCCTGCTGCGGGCCGGCGCTCTGCCGGCCAAGCTCACCGTGGTCGAAGAACGCACCGTCGGTCCGGGCCTCGGTCAGGATTCGATCGACGCCGGCAAGCGCGCCGCCTATGTCGCCGCCGCCCTCGTCATTGTTTATATGTTGATGACCTATGGCCTGTTCGGGATCTTCGCCGATCTGGCGCTGACCATCCATATAGGCATGATTTTCGCCGGCCTGATCCTGTTGCAGGCAACGCTCACGCTGCCCGGCATCGCCGGCATCGTGCTCACCATCGGCATGGCGGTGGATGCCAACGTGCTCATCTACGAGCGCATTCGCGAAGAATCGCGATCCGGCCGTTCCATCATTTCGGCTCTTGATGCTGGCTTTAATCGCGCTTTCGCCACGATCATCGACTCCAACTCGACGATGATGGTGGCCGCCGTGATCCTGTACTTCCTGGGGTCGGGACCCGTGCGCGGCTTCGCCGTGTCGCTCGGCCTCGGCATTATTACGTCCGTCGTCACCGCCGTGACGATGACCCGCATGATGATCGCGCTGTGGTACCGCTGGAAACGGCCGACCAGTATTCCGATCTAG
- the yajC gene encoding preprotein translocase subunit YajC, producing the protein MSFITPAYAQALGGSGQFDMIAQLAPFAIILVIMYFLILRPQQKRQKAHQEMIKNVRRGDTVITSAGFITKVTKVIDDSEIEVELAPDTRVRMVRSMIAEVRAKGEPVKE; encoded by the coding sequence ATGTCTTTTATCACTCCGGCCTATGCCCAGGCTCTCGGCGGCTCCGGCCAGTTCGACATGATCGCCCAGTTGGCGCCCTTCGCCATCATCCTGGTCATCATGTATTTCCTGATCCTGCGCCCGCAGCAGAAGCGCCAGAAGGCCCATCAGGAGATGATCAAGAATGTGCGCCGCGGCGACACGGTCATCACCTCGGCCGGTTTCATCACCAAGGTTACGAAAGTGATCGATGACAGTGAAATCGAAGTCGAATTGGCGCCCGACACCCGCGTCCGCATGGTCCGTTCGATGATTGCCGAAGTGCGCGCCAAGGGCGAGCCGGTTAAGGAATAA
- a CDS encoding ATP-binding protein, with the protein MSNSTDRETLLPLLERIAGALERLAPKSQDRPDLDAADAFVWHASGHVLQPVKKVNRVEMALLKGVDRVRDQLFENTLRFAQGLPANNALLWGARGMGKSSLVKAIHAQINRERPAGTHALKLVEIHREDIESLPALMNIVRQSPQQFIVFCDDLSFDTDDTSYKSLKAVLEGGIEGRPDNVVFYATSNRRHLLPRDMMENERSTAINPHEAVEEKVSLSDRFGLWLGFHKCSQDDYLDMVFGYAKYFELDYPAETMRAEALEWATTRGARSGRTAWQYIQDLAGRMGKKTN; encoded by the coding sequence ATGAGCAATTCTACTGATCGGGAAACACTGTTACCGCTATTGGAGCGGATCGCCGGGGCGCTGGAGCGCCTCGCCCCCAAATCGCAGGATCGGCCCGATCTCGACGCCGCCGACGCCTTTGTCTGGCATGCCTCCGGCCATGTGTTGCAGCCGGTTAAGAAGGTCAATCGGGTCGAAATGGCCCTGCTCAAGGGCGTCGATCGGGTTCGCGATCAGCTTTTCGAGAATACGCTACGTTTCGCCCAGGGCCTGCCGGCCAACAACGCCCTACTCTGGGGCGCTCGCGGCATGGGCAAATCGTCGCTGGTGAAAGCCATCCATGCGCAGATCAATCGCGAACGGCCCGCCGGCACCCACGCACTCAAGCTGGTGGAAATCCATCGCGAGGATATCGAGAGCCTGCCGGCGCTGATGAACATCGTGCGCCAGTCGCCGCAGCAGTTCATCGTCTTCTGCGACGACCTGTCGTTCGACACCGACGACACCTCTTACAAATCGCTGAAAGCGGTGCTCGAAGGCGGCATCGAAGGACGGCCGGACAATGTGGTGTTTTACGCCACCTCCAACCGCCGGCACCTTTTACCCCGCGACATGATGGAGAACGAGCGCTCGACCGCGATCAATCCGCATGAAGCGGTGGAAGAGAAAGTCTCGCTGTCGGATCGTTTCGGCCTGTGGCTCGGCTTTCACAAGTGCAGCCAAGACGACTATCTCGACATGGTGTTCGGCTATGCCAAATACTTCGAGCTTGATTATCCGGCCGAAACCATGCGCGCCGAGGCGCTGGAATGGGCGACGACGCGCGGCGCCCGCTCCGGCCGCACGGCCTGGCAATATATTCAGGATCTCGCTGGCCGCATGGGCAAGAAGACCAACTAA